One Polynucleobacter sp. MG-5-Ahmo-C2 genomic window carries:
- the leuS gene encoding leucine--tRNA ligase, whose product MSKDYDYRIIEAAAQADWESAQVYTVTENAVDSFGKKKPKYYACSMLPYPSGKLHMGHVRNYTINDVMARQLRMQGFNVLMPMGWDAFGMPAENAAIQNKVPPAKWTYENIAYMKKQMAAMGLAIDWSREVATCSPDYYRWNQWLFLKMLEKGIAYRKTQVVNWDPIDQTVLANEQVIDGRGWRSGALVEKREIPGYYFNITAYAEQLLSGLDGLGWPERVKTMQQNWIGKSRGVRFAFKHEIADDHGNFIQDGLLYVFTTRADTIMGVTFCAVAAEHPLATKAAANNPPLAAFIEKCKTGSVIEADLATQEKEGMFTGLYVTHPLTKEPIPVWVGNYVLMSYGDGAVMGVPAHDERDFAFALKYDLPIKQVIALKSESPIFNASRWEDWYAQKEGVVCFNSDQFDGLSHEEAVSAVAKELSQMGIGEIKTTYRLRDWGISRQRYWGTPIPIIHCGDDANPGCGAVPVPESDLPVILPEDCVPDGSGNPLNKRADFLNVKCPQCSKPARRETDTMDTFVDSSWYFMRYTGPNAYSMVDERNEYWMPMDQYIGGIEHAILHLLYARFWTKVMRDLNLITFDEPFQNLLTQGMVLNETYYSEDVSGKKTWLNPLDVELALDDKGRPKGAKLKGDTSNAPVIVGGVEKMSKSKNNGVDPQALIDEYGADTARLFVMFAAPPEQQLEWSGAGVDGASRFLRRVWLYSSSQASSIRDAQDSVPSNLSDAEKELRREVHTILKQANFDYQRRQYNTVVSAAMKMLNVLEPVKLDQNTAISAPVLRECLSILLRILYPVVPHLTHVLWEDMGYTKTFGLILDAPWPAVDEAALVQTEITLMLQINGKLRGDIRVPADADKEQIEALALQSESATKALNGGAPKKVIVVPGRLVNIVA is encoded by the coding sequence ATGAGTAAGGATTACGACTACCGCATAATTGAAGCGGCAGCGCAGGCTGATTGGGAAAGTGCGCAAGTCTATACAGTTACTGAGAATGCGGTAGATTCCTTTGGTAAGAAAAAGCCAAAGTACTACGCTTGCTCTATGTTGCCTTACCCGTCTGGTAAGTTGCATATGGGGCATGTACGTAACTACACCATCAATGATGTAATGGCGCGTCAGCTCCGTATGCAGGGTTTTAACGTTTTAATGCCGATGGGCTGGGATGCTTTCGGGATGCCCGCAGAAAATGCTGCGATTCAGAATAAAGTGCCGCCAGCAAAATGGACCTACGAGAATATTGCTTATATGAAAAAGCAAATGGCTGCGATGGGCTTGGCGATTGATTGGTCTCGTGAGGTTGCTACCTGTAGTCCTGATTACTATCGTTGGAATCAATGGCTTTTTTTAAAGATGCTCGAAAAGGGTATTGCTTATCGCAAAACCCAAGTCGTGAATTGGGATCCTATCGATCAAACAGTTCTGGCAAATGAGCAAGTAATTGATGGGCGAGGTTGGCGTTCTGGAGCTTTAGTTGAAAAGCGTGAGATCCCTGGTTACTACTTTAATATCACTGCCTATGCAGAGCAATTACTTTCTGGTTTAGATGGTTTGGGTTGGCCTGAGCGCGTTAAGACCATGCAGCAGAATTGGATTGGCAAAAGTCGTGGCGTGCGTTTTGCTTTCAAGCATGAGATTGCTGATGATCATGGAAACTTCATTCAAGATGGTCTCTTGTATGTTTTCACAACGCGCGCTGACACCATTATGGGTGTTACCTTTTGCGCTGTTGCCGCAGAGCATCCTCTGGCAACTAAAGCTGCTGCCAATAATCCACCCCTCGCTGCCTTTATCGAGAAGTGCAAAACGGGTAGTGTGATTGAGGCGGACTTAGCGACTCAAGAAAAAGAAGGGATGTTTACTGGTTTGTATGTCACCCATCCTTTGACTAAAGAGCCTATTCCAGTTTGGGTTGGTAATTATGTACTGATGTCTTATGGCGATGGCGCAGTGATGGGTGTGCCCGCACATGATGAGCGCGATTTTGCTTTTGCACTTAAATACGATTTACCGATCAAACAAGTCATTGCTCTGAAGAGCGAGTCGCCAATATTTAATGCAAGTCGCTGGGAAGATTGGTATGCCCAAAAAGAGGGCGTAGTTTGCTTTAACAGCGATCAGTTCGATGGTTTATCTCATGAAGAGGCTGTCAGTGCTGTAGCAAAAGAGTTGTCGCAAATGGGAATTGGTGAAATCAAGACTACCTATCGTTTGCGTGATTGGGGCATTTCTCGTCAACGCTATTGGGGTACTCCAATTCCGATTATTCATTGTGGGGATGATGCAAATCCAGGTTGCGGTGCCGTGCCCGTTCCTGAATCTGATTTACCAGTGATCTTGCCAGAGGATTGCGTTCCAGATGGTAGTGGTAATCCATTGAATAAGCGTGCAGATTTTCTGAATGTGAAGTGCCCTCAGTGCAGCAAGCCCGCTAGACGTGAGACCGATACCATGGATACCTTTGTGGACTCTTCCTGGTATTTCATGCGCTACACCGGCCCCAATGCATACAGCATGGTCGATGAGCGCAATGAGTACTGGATGCCAATGGATCAATACATTGGCGGTATCGAGCATGCCATTTTGCATTTACTCTATGCGCGCTTTTGGACTAAGGTCATGCGTGACCTCAACCTCATTACTTTTGATGAGCCATTTCAGAATTTATTAACTCAAGGCATGGTGCTCAACGAGACGTATTACTCTGAAGATGTGTCTGGTAAGAAGACTTGGCTCAACCCTTTAGATGTTGAATTAGCTCTCGATGACAAAGGTCGGCCTAAAGGTGCCAAGCTAAAAGGTGATACATCAAACGCACCTGTGATTGTTGGTGGCGTTGAGAAGATGTCCAAGAGTAAGAACAACGGGGTTGATCCCCAGGCTCTGATTGATGAGTATGGCGCTGATACTGCCCGTTTATTTGTGATGTTTGCAGCTCCACCAGAACAACAGCTGGAATGGTCTGGTGCTGGTGTTGATGGCGCCTCACGCTTCTTGCGTCGTGTTTGGCTGTATTCGAGTAGTCAGGCTAGCAGCATTCGTGATGCGCAAGATTCTGTACCAAGCAACTTGAGTGATGCTGAAAAAGAATTGCGCCGTGAAGTGCATACCATCTTGAAGCAAGCAAATTTTGACTATCAACGTCGTCAATACAACACGGTAGTTTCTGCAGCAATGAAGATGCTGAATGTGCTTGAACCCGTTAAGTTAGATCAAAACACTGCGATTAGTGCTCCAGTGCTGCGGGAGTGTTTAAGTATTTTGTTGCGCATCCTGTATCCCGTAGTTCCTCACTTAACCCATGTGCTTTGGGAAGATATGGGCTATACGAAGACCTTTGGTCTAATCTTAGATGCTCCTTGGCCGGCGGTAGACGAAGCTGCTTTGGTTCAAACTGAAATTACCCTCATGTTGCAGATTAATGGCAAGTTACGCGGGGATATTCGCGTACCAGCAGATGCCGACAAGGAGCAAATCGAAGCTTTAGCATTGCAAAGCGAGTCTGCAACCAAGGCTCTTAATGGTGGCGCGCCAAAGAAGGTGATTGTTGTTCCGGGCCGCTTAGTCAATATCGTGGCCTAA
- the lptE gene encoding LPS assembly lipoprotein LptE: MSANHIRRTLLGLIATAPIGGLIACGYRMRGMVDLPFKAIAITGSPSPPLRNDLQAAILTGTDVKVAINPKDADLILDISNEINGREILAYSSTGQVSAYRLTIRVTFRAYDLAGAEIIPDSEIYITRDMDFSNSTVLATDSQQMQFLTLMRKDLAVQILRRIAAAAKNPQARSF, from the coding sequence ATGAGTGCAAATCACATTCGACGGACCTTGTTGGGTTTAATTGCCACTGCGCCCATCGGCGGCTTAATCGCTTGTGGTTATCGCATGCGTGGCATGGTTGATTTGCCTTTCAAAGCGATTGCGATTACAGGCAGCCCATCACCCCCATTGCGTAATGATTTGCAGGCTGCCATTTTGACTGGTACCGATGTTAAGGTGGCCATCAATCCTAAGGATGCCGATTTAATTTTAGATATCAGCAACGAAATCAATGGTCGAGAAATTTTGGCTTATAGCTCAACGGGTCAAGTTTCTGCTTATCGCTTAACCATTCGCGTAACGTTTAGAGCATATGACTTAGCTGGAGCAGAGATCATTCCCGATAGTGAAATTTACATCACAAGGGATATGGATTTCTCGAACAGTACTGTTTTAGCAACCGATAGTCAGCAGATGCAATTCTTAACATTAATGCGTAAAGACTTGGCTGTGCAAATTTTGCGTCGCATTGCTGCTGCTGCAAAAAATCCTCAAGCAAGATCTTTCTAG
- the holA gene encoding DNA polymerase III subunit delta, whose protein sequence is MVKVDVLQAHLKSLSSGVAMLPLYVFSGDEPLLMMEAMDQLRSTAKKLGFTDREVMVQERGFDWSALMNAGQTMSLFGDKRWVELRIPTGKPGRDGADALKQFATQIASQQDGANGPDTVVCIVLPRLDGKTKTSAWFSALDDVGMAIQVDTLDRGLLPQWIAGRLKKQGQEVEAGPEGQRALEFIADQVEGNLIAAHQEILKLGLLYPEGKVSEEQIRSSILKVARYNVFELTEAMLAGDLPRLNRMLDGLKGEGEPLVLILWSVTEELRLLSKLKAASDAGESVQQLMRVNRIWGNKERLYPAAIRRVQPIKLRKAMQLAAGLDRQSKGLHAVELPADPWDGLRLVGNLLR, encoded by the coding sequence ATGGTTAAAGTTGATGTCTTGCAGGCACATCTCAAATCGCTGAGCTCTGGTGTTGCCATGCTGCCGCTTTATGTTTTTAGTGGTGATGAGCCTCTTTTAATGATGGAAGCGATGGATCAACTGCGATCAACTGCGAAGAAGTTAGGTTTTACCGATCGTGAAGTCATGGTGCAAGAGCGCGGCTTTGATTGGAGTGCTTTGATGAATGCAGGTCAAACCATGTCTTTGTTTGGTGATAAGCGCTGGGTCGAGTTACGCATACCAACTGGAAAGCCCGGTCGTGATGGGGCTGATGCCTTAAAGCAATTTGCCACACAAATAGCCTCTCAGCAAGATGGCGCAAATGGGCCTGATACAGTTGTTTGTATTGTGCTACCAAGATTGGATGGAAAGACCAAGACATCCGCTTGGTTTAGCGCTTTAGATGATGTTGGTATGGCTATTCAGGTGGATACCTTGGACCGTGGTCTTTTGCCACAATGGATTGCTGGTCGGCTTAAAAAGCAAGGTCAAGAAGTCGAGGCTGGGCCTGAGGGTCAGCGCGCTTTGGAATTTATTGCTGATCAGGTGGAGGGTAATTTAATTGCCGCCCATCAAGAAATATTGAAATTGGGTTTGCTATACCCTGAGGGTAAGGTAAGTGAAGAGCAAATTCGTTCTTCAATCCTGAAGGTAGCGCGCTATAACGTTTTTGAACTAACTGAGGCCATGCTTGCTGGTGATTTACCTAGGCTAAATCGCATGTTAGATGGTTTAAAAGGCGAGGGTGAGCCTTTGGTATTAATTTTGTGGAGCGTAACCGAAGAGCTTCGGCTACTATCTAAATTAAAGGCTGCAAGCGATGCTGGTGAATCTGTTCAACAGCTCATGCGGGTCAATCGGATTTGGGGTAATAAAGAGCGTTTATACCCAGCTGCTATTAGAAGGGTCCAACCCATCAAGCTACGCAAAGCAATGCAGCTTGCTGCAGGTTTGGACCGGCAGTCTAAAGGATTGCATGCGGTAGAGCTGCCGGCAGATCCATGGGATGGTTTACGTTTAGTTGGAAATTTATTGCGGTAA
- a CDS encoding glutamate-5-semialdehyde dehydrogenase, with amino-acid sequence MSSSIQEMMQDIGKRARGASRAMARASAEQKNQALLHIAKLVRQKADEIQKVNLQDVERAKGNGQDAAFIDRLTMTPKTIETMALGLEQIVSLDDPIGKISSFQKQASGIEIAQMRVPLGVIGIIYESRPNVTIDAAALCLKSGNAVILRGGSEAIDSNTLLAQIIQKGLAAANLPEDAVQVVTTTDRSAVGEMITMTQYIDVIVPRGGKSLIARLMAEARVPMIKHLDGICHTYIDADADIAMAVKVCDNAKTQRYAPCNAMETLLVNKGVAQKVLPTLCKIYQDKGVELRVDSLTRNTLEANGFKGLVDATEEDWHTEYLAPILSIKTVADIDEAMNHIERYGSKHTDAIITNNEAQADRFLREVDSASVMVNASTRFADGFEYGLGAEIGISNDKLHARGPVGLDGLTSLKYIVMGHGEIRA; translated from the coding sequence ATGAGTTCAAGTATTCAAGAGATGATGCAAGACATTGGTAAGCGGGCCCGTGGCGCATCGCGTGCAATGGCTCGGGCATCTGCTGAGCAAAAGAATCAAGCGCTCTTGCATATTGCTAAGCTTGTACGTCAAAAAGCAGATGAAATTCAGAAAGTCAATTTACAAGATGTTGAGCGCGCAAAAGGGAATGGCCAAGATGCTGCTTTTATAGACCGCTTAACAATGACTCCAAAGACAATCGAAACAATGGCCCTAGGTCTTGAGCAAATCGTTTCCTTGGATGACCCGATTGGAAAAATTTCCTCCTTTCAAAAGCAGGCATCTGGTATTGAAATTGCTCAAATGCGTGTTCCACTGGGCGTCATTGGAATTATTTACGAGTCACGCCCTAATGTCACGATTGATGCGGCAGCACTTTGTCTGAAATCAGGCAATGCTGTGATTTTGCGGGGTGGTTCAGAGGCAATCGATTCCAATACTTTGTTGGCTCAAATTATCCAAAAAGGATTGGCTGCAGCAAATCTTCCTGAGGATGCTGTGCAGGTTGTCACTACAACAGACCGTAGCGCTGTTGGCGAAATGATTACGATGACTCAATATATTGATGTGATCGTGCCACGGGGCGGCAAGAGCTTGATTGCTCGTCTGATGGCCGAAGCACGTGTGCCAATGATTAAGCATTTGGATGGTATCTGCCATACCTATATTGATGCGGATGCAGATATCGCGATGGCGGTAAAGGTTTGCGATAACGCTAAAACGCAGCGTTATGCGCCATGCAATGCGATGGAGACCCTATTGGTAAATAAAGGGGTTGCGCAAAAAGTACTGCCTACGCTTTGTAAGATTTATCAAGACAAAGGTGTGGAGTTGCGGGTTGATAGCTTGACTCGCAATACGCTTGAGGCAAATGGCTTTAAAGGTTTAGTGGATGCGACAGAAGAGGATTGGCATACAGAATATTTAGCCCCCATTCTTTCCATTAAGACTGTGGCTGACATTGATGAAGCTATGAATCATATTGAGCGTTATGGGAGTAAGCATACCGATGCGATTATTACTAATAATGAGGCCCAGGCGGATCGTTTCTTGCGCGAAGTAGATAGTGCAAGCGTGATGGTAAATGCCAGTACACGCTTTGCAGATGGCTTCGAATATGGCTTAGGCGCAGAGATTGGCATTTCTAATGACAAACTACATGCCCGAGGTCCGGTTGGTCTAGATGGCTTAACCTCGCTGAAATATATCGTCATGGGTCATGGCGAGATTCGCGCTTAA
- a CDS encoding CopD family protein: MTNSYLWVKTFHIVFITSWFAGLFYLPRIFVNLAEEKNSDSYTRLLGMADRLFRFMTILAVPAILLGLILWLYFGIGAGDIWMHAKLFFVLLVIGYHHACYSLLKKFRAGANTKSGVWYRWFNEVPVILLVVIVALVLFKP, from the coding sequence ATGACGAACTCTTACCTTTGGGTTAAAACTTTCCATATTGTTTTTATTACTTCCTGGTTTGCGGGGCTGTTTTATCTTCCCCGAATTTTTGTGAACTTAGCTGAAGAAAAAAATTCAGATTCCTATACCCGCCTGCTAGGGATGGCCGATCGCCTCTTCCGATTTATGACTATCTTGGCAGTACCGGCTATCTTGCTGGGCCTAATACTTTGGCTTTACTTTGGTATTGGTGCGGGTGATATCTGGATGCACGCCAAGTTATTTTTTGTTCTCTTAGTGATTGGCTACCACCACGCCTGTTATAGCTTATTAAAAAAGTTTCGTGCGGGTGCGAATACTAAGTCTGGTGTTTGGTATCGCTGGTTTAATGAAGTACCAGTCATTCTGCTGGTTGTCATTGTTGCTCTGGTTCTTTTTAAGCCTTGA
- a CDS encoding class I SAM-dependent RNA methyltransferase: MRFFVVCPGGLEAPLAQELAEIAQRPDSKALGAWVIDPTPTSPTGGIGLAAPISAAMALNLHSRIASRVLLQMAQAPYRQEEDLYKLASGLAWEDWFTSKQTLRVDVTAHRSPLKSLNFATLKIKDAIVDRLRDVTGDRPSIDTAFPDVRVQAHLTATQITIYLDTSGEALFKRGWRDEKGDAPLKENLAAGILSITGWKPGQSLFDPMCGSGTFLIEAAQITLSIPPGAIRAGIYGDDAKPSRLAYRSLVSSAEGFGFQRLKPFNEAAEQKRWGTLKEAVLTQMLEKRKQYPNADSLKISGGDINEKLVSMYKGNWQRAQLPDQPLVRQVDALASKPPVNSKDGVMLLNPPYGERLAIKGGRGGVAQDHDSRGEGNTEYDVEPENRFEMNLETGRQSAKRSSRESLKKLQAQEEQDPKFVEFLRQFGQHLKDAFGGWNVFVLTADMTLPGQLRIKESKRTPLFNGPLECRLFKFEMHAKRPSSSEG, translated from the coding sequence ATGAGATTTTTTGTTGTTTGTCCAGGCGGTTTAGAAGCACCGCTTGCTCAGGAGCTTGCAGAGATTGCGCAGCGCCCTGATTCCAAGGCCCTGGGGGCTTGGGTGATCGATCCAACTCCAACTAGCCCAACTGGTGGCATTGGTCTTGCCGCACCGATTTCTGCGGCGATGGCTTTGAATTTACATTCCAGAATTGCTAGTCGCGTGTTGTTACAGATGGCGCAAGCGCCTTATCGGCAAGAAGAAGATCTCTATAAGTTAGCAAGTGGCTTAGCTTGGGAAGATTGGTTTACCTCTAAACAAACATTGCGCGTTGATGTGACTGCGCATCGATCTCCATTAAAAAGTTTGAACTTTGCAACCCTCAAGATTAAAGATGCCATCGTAGATCGCTTGCGTGACGTCACGGGCGATCGCCCCAGTATTGATACTGCGTTTCCGGATGTACGAGTGCAGGCGCATTTAACTGCAACCCAAATTACGATTTACTTGGATACCTCTGGTGAGGCTCTTTTCAAGCGAGGTTGGCGTGATGAAAAAGGCGATGCTCCTTTGAAAGAGAATTTAGCTGCAGGGATTTTGTCAATTACTGGCTGGAAACCTGGACAGTCTTTGTTTGACCCGATGTGTGGTAGCGGAACCTTTTTGATCGAGGCCGCTCAGATAACGCTGTCTATTCCGCCTGGGGCAATTCGGGCAGGGATATATGGTGACGATGCGAAGCCTAGCAGATTGGCCTATCGTTCCTTAGTTAGCTCTGCGGAAGGCTTTGGCTTTCAGAGACTCAAGCCATTTAATGAGGCAGCAGAGCAAAAGCGTTGGGGTACTTTAAAAGAAGCCGTCCTTACACAAATGCTAGAAAAGCGTAAGCAATATCCGAATGCGGATTCATTAAAAATCAGTGGTGGTGATATTAATGAAAAATTAGTCTCTATGTATAAAGGCAATTGGCAGAGAGCGCAGTTACCTGATCAACCGCTTGTGCGCCAGGTCGATGCTCTCGCTAGCAAGCCCCCAGTGAATTCTAAAGACGGTGTGATGTTATTAAATCCACCGTATGGCGAGCGTCTTGCCATTAAGGGCGGTAGAGGCGGAGTCGCGCAGGACCACGACTCCCGAGGTGAGGGTAATACTGAGTATGATGTTGAGCCAGAAAATCGCTTTGAGATGAATTTAGAAACTGGTCGTCAGAGCGCCAAACGCTCCAGCCGTGAGTCTTTGAAGAAACTGCAAGCTCAGGAAGAGCAAGATCCCAAGTTTGTGGAGTTTTTGCGCCAATTTGGTCAGCACTTAAAAGATGCTTTTGGTGGCTGGAATGTCTTTGTATTGACTGCTGATATGACCTTGCCAGGACAGCTTCGCATTAAGGAATCAAAGCGTACCCCATTATTTAATGGTCCTTTGGAGTGCCGTTTATTTAAGTTTGAGATGCATGCCAAGCGCCCTTCTTCAAGTGAAGGCTAA
- a CDS encoding rubredoxin: MEFKTYMCLICGWVYDEAVGLPDEGIAPGTLWKDVPMNWTCPECGARKEDFEMMAI, encoded by the coding sequence ATGGAATTTAAAACGTATATGTGTCTGATCTGTGGTTGGGTCTACGATGAAGCGGTAGGTTTGCCTGACGAAGGTATTGCTCCAGGCACCCTCTGGAAAGACGTTCCAATGAATTGGACCTGTCCAGAATGTGGTGCTCGTAAAGAAGACTTTGAAATGATGGCAATTTAG
- the hemL gene encoding glutamate-1-semialdehyde 2,1-aminomutase, whose amino-acid sequence MAKVDRNEALFERAQKTIPGGVNSPVRAFRQVGGTPRFVTKAKGPYFWDAENKRYIDLIMSWGPMIVGHANPEVVEAVQKAAETSFSYGAPTEGEIELAERLCGLMPSIEQVRMVSSGTEATMSALRLARGYTGRDLIIKFEGCYHGHADSLLVKAGSGLLTFADSTHNAPSSGGVPQDLVKHTLVLPYNDVAAIEEVFKKQGNQIAAVILEPIAGNMNLIQPSKEFLSAIRNLTSKHGSVLIYDEVMTGFRVALGGAQSLQGITPDLTCLGKVMGGGMPMAAFGGKKEIMSKLAPLGNVYQAGTLSGNPVAVAAGLKTLEIIAREGFYECLTLQTEKLMAGLKQVADKASIPFAVDSVGGMFGFYFANQVPASYEAVTKSDIEAFKKFFHLMLDEGVYLAPSAYEAGFTSIAHDNEVVNAIITAAESAFRKL is encoded by the coding sequence GTGGCAAAAGTAGATCGGAACGAGGCTTTATTCGAGCGCGCACAAAAAACTATTCCCGGTGGCGTGAATTCTCCTGTGCGGGCGTTTCGTCAGGTAGGCGGTACACCTCGTTTTGTTACTAAAGCCAAGGGGCCTTACTTTTGGGATGCGGAAAATAAGCGTTATATCGATTTGATTATGTCTTGGGGTCCCATGATTGTGGGTCATGCAAACCCAGAAGTAGTTGAGGCGGTACAAAAAGCGGCAGAAACCAGTTTTAGCTACGGCGCGCCAACTGAGGGCGAGATCGAGCTGGCTGAACGTCTCTGTGGATTGATGCCTAGCATTGAGCAAGTGCGTATGGTATCCAGTGGCACCGAAGCGACGATGAGCGCTTTACGACTTGCGCGTGGCTATACCGGTCGTGACTTAATTATTAAGTTTGAGGGTTGCTATCACGGTCATGCAGACAGCCTTTTGGTGAAGGCTGGCTCTGGTTTATTGACCTTTGCAGACTCCACTCACAATGCGCCCTCTTCTGGCGGGGTTCCTCAGGATTTAGTGAAACACACTCTAGTGCTGCCATATAACGATGTGGCTGCAATTGAAGAGGTTTTCAAAAAACAAGGTAATCAGATTGCGGCTGTCATTCTAGAGCCAATTGCAGGCAATATGAATTTGATTCAGCCCTCAAAAGAATTTTTATCAGCAATTCGTAATCTCACCAGCAAGCATGGCAGTGTTTTGATTTACGATGAAGTGATGACAGGATTTAGGGTTGCTTTAGGTGGTGCTCAATCTTTGCAAGGCATCACCCCAGACCTTACTTGCTTAGGTAAAGTCATGGGCGGTGGTATGCCGATGGCAGCCTTTGGTGGAAAAAAAGAAATCATGTCGAAGCTTGCTCCTTTAGGTAATGTCTACCAAGCGGGCACGCTGTCTGGTAATCCGGTGGCAGTGGCGGCAGGTCTCAAGACTTTGGAGATTATTGCTCGAGAAGGTTTTTATGAATGCCTTACTCTTCAAACTGAAAAGTTGATGGCTGGCTTAAAGCAAGTAGCTGATAAAGCAAGTATTCCGTTTGCAGTCGATAGCGTTGGGGGCATGTTTGGTTTTTACTTTGCTAACCAGGTCCCTGCGTCTTATGAAGCAGTTACAAAGTCTGATATTGAAGCGTTCAAGAAATTCTTTCATCTCATGCTAGATGAGGGAGTTTATCTTGCACCATCAGCTTATGAGGCTGGATTTACTTCGATTGCGCATGACAATGAAGTAGTCAATGCCATTATTACTGCCGCTGAGAGCGCATTTAGAAAACTCTAG
- a CDS encoding symmetrical bis(5'-nucleosyl)-tetraphosphatase, whose product MSKIYAVGDIQGCAPSLKALVKKLPKKSNMIFLGDLVNRGPNSLAALRQLKSLQESGRAECILGNHDLHLLAIDAGVRKTKGLDTVDPILKAPDRKELIDWVRNRPMALSNGKVLTVHAGVLPQWDLQQTLECAQEVERALRGKSYKQFLANMYGNTPNKWSNSLKGYERLRVITNALTRMRFCTPSGQMEFESKEGLGNGPKGYIPWFKAPKRKTANTLIYFGHWSTLGLLRRNNVIGLDTGCVWGGKLTALEIANSNKDSKSLEIIQVDGYDHPLKM is encoded by the coding sequence ATGAGCAAAATCTATGCTGTCGGCGACATTCAAGGATGTGCGCCCTCACTGAAAGCCCTAGTAAAGAAGCTTCCTAAAAAATCAAATATGATTTTTTTGGGGGATTTAGTGAATCGCGGTCCAAACTCCCTTGCGGCACTGCGACAACTTAAATCTCTGCAAGAATCAGGTCGTGCAGAGTGCATTTTAGGAAACCATGATCTTCATCTACTCGCTATTGATGCTGGTGTGCGCAAGACTAAGGGTTTAGATACCGTTGACCCCATCCTAAAGGCCCCAGATCGCAAAGAACTGATTGACTGGGTACGCAATAGGCCTATGGCGCTTAGTAATGGCAAGGTACTTACAGTTCACGCTGGAGTACTTCCACAATGGGACTTACAGCAAACACTTGAATGCGCTCAAGAGGTTGAGAGGGCTTTGCGCGGCAAATCCTATAAACAATTTCTAGCAAATATGTATGGCAATACCCCCAATAAATGGAGTAACTCATTAAAAGGTTATGAGCGTTTACGCGTTATCACTAATGCACTTACTCGTATGCGCTTTTGCACACCCAGCGGACAAATGGAATTTGAAAGTAAAGAGGGTTTAGGAAATGGCCCCAAGGGTTATATCCCCTGGTTTAAGGCACCCAAACGTAAAACTGCCAACACTCTTATTTACTTTGGCCACTGGTCCACACTGGGTCTGCTAAGACGTAATAATGTCATTGGCCTAGACACTGGCTGTGTATGGGGTGGCAAATTGACCGCACTGGAAATTGCCAACTCCAACAAGGATTCAAAAAGTCTTGAGATCATCCAAGTAGACGGCTACGATCATCCACTCAAAATGTAA